Sequence from the Maribellus comscasis genome:
TCAACTTTTGCTGCTGCCATCTTTGGTGGTTCTTCAACTTTTTTTCCTTCTGATTTTGCAACATTAACAGCTTGCTGAGGAAAACTTTCTTCAACATTTGAATCTTCAAATTCCAATGAAATTTCATCTTCCATCGGTTTAACTGTTTTTGCAGCGCGCGGAGTTATTTTTTCTGATTCTTTGATTTTTACAGATTCTTCTGTTTTTGCTTTTCCTTTTCCTTGCTCTTGTACTTCCGGGCCGGGCGCTTTTATTTCTTCGTTTTCAGGAGTACTTTTCTCTTGCTGAATTTCCGTGGTTTTTATTTCCGCCATTTCCGGAAGCGGCGACGTATCTCTTAACTGGAACCAGATAATTCCTACCGAAATGAGCAACAAGATAGTTGCTGCCGCTGCCCAAATTGGCGTATTTCTTTTTTTCTTTTGAGCAATTCTTTTGGAAAGTTCGTCTAAATCCTGCTGAATGTCGTCAGCCAAGAATTGCTGCATGCCTTCCAGTGCTTCTGCTTCAAACGGATTTTTTTGCATTTCACGCTCAAACGCATTTCTTTCTGCATCGGTCATCTGATTGCTCAAATACCGTTGGAAATCTTCGTTGCTGATATGTTTTTTATTCTTGGGCATTTTTACTTTCCAAACAAATTTTAAGGTTGCGTTTCCCGTTCTGAATAAAACTTTTTACTTTTTTTTCCTCCAGTTCTAGTATTATACAAATTTCGCGATAACTTTTGTTTTCATAATAAAACAAACGAATACAGTTTTTCTGTTCATTTTTTAGCCGTTCAATACAGTCGTTTAAGGCCTGTTCATTTATTTCATCCGCTTCCCTGTCGATAGGATGCAATTCCGGCTCAATTTCCATAAAAGCAGCCATTTCGTTTTCGTCAGCTATCGAAATTATTTTTCCTGCCTTTGTTTTGCGCAGTTCCATTAAACAATGGTTTTTGGCAACTACATACAACCAACTTTTAAAATTACGGATTTTGTGTTTTTCTATTTCAATAAGTAACTTTTCAAAAATCAGAATAACCGCATCCTGCGATTTTTCCCGTTCTTTAAAATATTTCAGGCACACTCCGTAAACCAGGTGCATGTATCTTTTATACAGCTCTCCAAGAACATTCATGTCCTTGTTTGCCAGATAATCCGCCAATAGTTCTTCTTCGGATTTTTCTTTGTTTTTATGACGAAAAGGGTTGAGCTGCATGTTTTTGATTTCATGCTAAAAGTACATTATTTTTAGAATTTTGGTAATAATCAGGCTTGCTTTCGGGTTCTGCGATTTGCAATCGCAGCTTTTATCCGGAGATTACAAATCTCCGAACCCGTTTGTCCCAACTCGTTTTTTTACTTTCGGGTTTTGCGATTTGTAATCGCAAGTCTTTTGTGAAAATTGCAAATCTCCACACGCGTGTTACCAATCAAAAAATCCATTCCCCTGCCAATCTTCTCTTTTTTTTACAAGTTTGGCATGAACAGGGTTATTTAAAGTGTATTCAATTGTTTTATACAAATTTTTTTCATCGCGGATGGTTGTGTCAAAACTTTCTTTTTGCCAAAGTGTTCCTTGTCGTTCTTCCCGTTTGTTTATTTGCCGGGCTGTGTGCCTTTTAACTGATTGTAAAACATCTTGTAAATAAACCGATTGCCCGTTTGTGTCCTTCTCTTTTAATTCGAAAACCCAATGTACATGGTTGGGCATGATTGAATATGTGTAATTTTTTAGTTTTTGATTCTCCCAGAAAAGGAGTGCCTGTTTTATTATTTTTAGATTTTCAGGATGAGATAAATTTATCGGCGAATTTTTGCTCTTGACCGCTAATAGGTCGTCGAACGCTTTTTTATACTTTTTTGTAGCCAGGTGATATTGGAACGTTAAGTCATCAATGATTTTTTTGTCATGTTTTTGTTCTTTGTGAAGGCTGATTTGCGATTTTAGTATTTCGAGTTTTTGTGTATAGATAGCGAGAGATTTACGCGGAATCGCATCTTTTAAAATCCACGTTACAAAATAAGCTTGTCCGGGTTGCTGAAAATGGGGAAGGGCGTTTCTGTATGCTTCTTTCTTTTTCATAGGGAGTTGTTTCTGATTTTAAAATACAATTTTAGAATGAAAGAATAAGGGTTCTGCGATTTTTAATCGCAGCTTTTATCCGGAGATTACAAATCTCCGAACCCTTTTGTTCCACCCCGTTTTTTTACTTTCGGGTTTTGCGATTTGCAATCGCAAATTATTCGGGAGATTACAAATCTCCCAACCCTTGAAAAAAAATCAAAAAAAATTTATGGAATTTGATTTTGCCCTGCATCATGATTGTGTAAATAAATTTTAAAAACGATAATCATGAAAAGAATAATCTTGGCTTTGGCAATAACAATTTTAGTTTCCGGCTTTATTTCAGCGCGTGAAATTACCGGGACTGTTAGAGACGACTCCGGGAATGTTTTGCCGGGTGTGACCGTGCAGGTTCAAAATACCAACCGGGGAACCGTAACCGATATTCAGGGATTTTACAAAATTGAGGTTCAACCTGAAGATAAATTCCTGGTGTTTTCATTCATCGGAATGGAAACTGAGAAAGTTAAAATTGGCTCAAAAGATAAAATCGATGTTGAATTAAAATCTTCAATGATGGAACTGGAAGATTGTGTTGTAGTTGCTTACGGAGCGCAACCAAGAACAAAAATCAGAGGTGTCAGTTTTATGAAGAGCGCCGTAATGAGCCCAACTCCCAACTGGAACACGGAGAATTATTCCACCATTCATGAAAATGGTTTTAAAGATGCTAAGGCCAATCCGCTTTCTACATTTTCAATTGACGTTGACAACGCGTCGTATTCCAACGTGCGGAGGTATATTAATCAGGGAGAGTTGCCGCCGGTTGATGCCGTTCGGATTGAAGAAATGATCAACTATTTTCATTACGATTACCCGGAACCTGCGGGAGAGACGCCGTTTAGCGTAACGACTGAGTTGGGAGCATGTCCGTGGAATGAAGACCATTATTTAATGCACGTGGGTTTAAAAGGAAAAAGTATTGATAAGAGTGAGTTACCTCCTTCGAACCTGGTTTTTCTGATTGATGTTTCCGGTTCGATGAATGCGTATAACAAATTGCCTTTGTTAAAACGGGCTTTTACAATGCTGGTAAATGAATTACGACCGGAAGATCGTGTGGCAATTGTTGTTTATGCAGGTGCTGCCGGAAAAGTATTAAACTCTACTCCGGGTGATGAAAAGCAAGAGATTTTGGATGCATTGGAACAATTAA
This genomic interval carries:
- a CDS encoding vWA domain-containing protein encodes the protein MKRIILALAITILVSGFISAREITGTVRDDSGNVLPGVTVQVQNTNRGTVTDIQGFYKIEVQPEDKFLVFSFIGMETEKVKIGSKDKIDVELKSSMMELEDCVVVAYGAQPRTKIRGVSFMKSAVMSPTPNWNTENYSTIHENGFKDAKANPLSTFSIDVDNASYSNVRRYINQGELPPVDAVRIEEMINYFHYDYPEPAGETPFSVTTELGACPWNEDHYLMHVGLKGKSIDKSELPPSNLVFLIDVSGSMNAYNKLPLLKRAFTMLVNELRPEDRVAIVVYAGAAGKVLNSTPGDEKQEILDALEQLNAGGSTAGGEGLKLAYKIASNHFIEGGNNRIILATDGDFNVGVSSTSEMERLVEKERESGIFMSVLGFGTGNIKDDKMEVIADKGNGNYSYIDNIQEARKVFISEFGGTLFTIAKDVKFQLEFNPKQVKSYRLVGYENRLLNDEDFNDDTKDAGEMGAGHTVTALYEIIPAGSNSATPSVNPLKYQESKTVSGKYNNELLTIKLRYKEPDGGKSKLLEQAISNKIEKNTSNDFRFSAAVASFGMLLRNSEFKGNTSIDSIVKLAKNAKGEDDNGYRSEFIQLVKTVDDLHLVAEK
- a CDS encoding transposase, which translates into the protein MKKKEAYRNALPHFQQPGQAYFVTWILKDAIPRKSLAIYTQKLEILKSQISLHKEQKHDKKIIDDLTFQYHLATKKYKKAFDDLLAVKSKNSPINLSHPENLKIIKQALLFWENQKLKNYTYSIMPNHVHWVFELKEKDTNGQSVYLQDVLQSVKRHTARQINKREERQGTLWQKESFDTTIRDEKNLYKTIEYTLNNPVHAKLVKKREDWQGNGFFDW
- a CDS encoding RNA polymerase sigma factor, which encodes MQLNPFRHKNKEKSEEELLADYLANKDMNVLGELYKRYMHLVYGVCLKYFKEREKSQDAVILIFEKLLIEIEKHKIRNFKSWLYVVAKNHCLMELRKTKAGKIISIADENEMAAFMEIEPELHPIDREADEINEQALNDCIERLKNEQKNCIRLFYYENKSYREICIILELEEKKVKSFIQNGKRNLKICLESKNAQE